The DNA segment GTTGCTGGAACAAATGAACTGGATGCAGGTGGAGCAATACCTCAAGAAGGATGACCGCCTGGTGTTGGTGCTGGGTTCTACCGAGGAGCACGGGTACTATAGCGTGGCCACGGACACGCAGTGCCCCTGGGAAATCGCCAAGGCTGCGTGTGAGCAGGAGAATGTAGTCCTGGCGCCCGCTCTTCCGTATGGCCCATCCTTTGGCCTCATGGCGTACCCGGGCACCGTGAACATAGAGTATGCCACTTACCTGAACCTGGTGGAGCAGATTCTCCAGTCGTTCATTCAGCACGGGTTCCGCAGGATTCTGATCCTGAACGGCCACGGCGGCAACAAGATCGCCGAACGGTTGGCGGGCATTCTCCGGCAGAAGAACCCAGGCGTGATGATCAAATTCCGCTCGTGGTACCTGTTGCCCAGCGTCCTGGAGTTCATGGAGCGCCTTGGCGGCAAGGAGAATCATCATGGCGCCTGGATTGAAGGCTTCCCGTGGATCAATCAGGTCGCGCCACTGCCGCAGGGCCGTAAACCCGACGTGGACTGGACCGACTTCCATAGCCTGACACCGCGTGAAATCCGCGAGAGGCTAGGCGATGGTACAGGCGGCGGCGAATACGCACGCGACGAGAAGACCATGCGCGAGTACTTCCAGGTCGCCGTCCGAGACGTGGTGCAAATCCTGAGAGGCCCATGGGACGCCTAGCCGAACCATCATGGGCAAACAGAAAGGGGGGATTGCCTGGCACAGTGCAAACCGACATTTGTCAAGCGAGTGACCCATCATCAAAATGCGAGAAGGAGGATGCAAAATGATTAGAAGGAGACTTTTGGCCGTTCTCAGCGTGCTGGTCCTGGTGGCCATGGTGCTGGTGAGTTGTGGGCCGAAGGCCACGCCCACCACCGCGCCACAGCCGACCACGGCGCCCACGCAGGCCCCAGCGGCGACCACCGCGCCAGCCGCGCCAACGCCGGTGCCCACCCAACCGCCCGCCCCTGCCGTCAAACGCGGAGGGACCCTGAAGTGGGCGCGCAATGCGATCCCCGAGAACTTTGACATGGCCTGGACGGAAGCCAACGCCGACGTCTGGATCATGGTGAATGTCTTTGAGCCGCTGGTGCGGGTGGATCGCACGGGGACCAAGATTGAGCCGGCACTCGCCGAATCGTGGACGGTGAGCGACGATGGGCTTACCTACACGTTCAAGATGCGGCCCGGCCTGAAGTTCCATGACGGCACGGACGTTACCACGGAAGATGTCGTTTACTCCCTCATTCGTGCGCGGGACACGGGCCCCTGGAACTGGAGCCTCGCGAACGTGGAGACCGTAGAGGCCGTGGACAATTCTACCGTCCGCCTGAAACTCAAAGAGAAGTCGGCTGATTTTCTTGCCGGCCTGGCCCTGTTCAGCAACGGCATCTTCCCCAAGAAAGCCTTTGAGGCCGCAGGCTCCCCAGAGGAGTTCTTCAAGAAACCCATCGGCACCGGCCCGTTCATGGTTGCCGACTGGGTCGTCGGCGAGTACATGGTGCTCAAGAAGAACCCCTACTACTGGGAGATGGGCGTGGATGGCAAGCCGCTGCCCTACCTGGACGAGATTCGGCTGACCCAGGTCGCCGAAGACAGCACGCGCGTGCTCCAGGTGCAATCGGGCGAGATTGACGCCACCGACGCCATCCCGTTCAGCCAGGTGGCCGCGCTCAAGAACGATCCGAACGCCGTGCTCACACTGTGGCCATCTACCCAGACCTACTACATCTTCCTGAACCACACAAAGCCGCCCTTTGACGATGTCAAAGTGCGCCAGGCGCTGAACTACGCCATTGACCGGCAGGCGCTTCTGGATGTCGTGCTCCACGGCAACGGCGAGGTGGCCAAATCCTTCATGCCCAAGGCTTCGCCGTGCTGGAACCCGAATCTGGAGGGCTTCCCGTACAATCTGGAGAAGGCGAAGCAACTCATTGCCGAATCCAAATACCCCAACGGCTACAAGGGCGTGAAACTGGAAGTGCCCAGCGGGCGCGTGATCGGGCGCGACCAGGCCACCGTCCTCAAGGAGATGTGGGCCAAGATCGGCATTGAGGTAGAGGTCAACGAGATTGAGGGCGGGCTGCTCGGCGACAAGTTCCGTAACGGCACGTTTGAGGCCATCTCGGGGTACCAGTGGACCAACGACGTCATTGACCCGGCGCAGCAAGTGGCCTGGTTCGTCGTGGACCCGGCAGTTCACTCGGGGTGGAAGAACGACCGCGCTGTGGAACTGACCATGAAGGCCGCCGTGGAACTGGATCCCCAGAAGCGGTGTGAGATGTATTACGAGATCCAGAAGATCTACAACGACGAGGCAGTGGAGATCCCGCTGTACCACACACCGTTCACGACCTT comes from the Chloroflexota bacterium genome and includes:
- a CDS encoding creatininase family protein, which encodes MLLEQMNWMQVEQYLKKDDRLVLVLGSTEEHGYYSVATDTQCPWEIAKAACEQENVVLAPALPYGPSFGLMAYPGTVNIEYATYLNLVEQILQSFIQHGFRRILILNGHGGNKIAERLAGILRQKNPGVMIKFRSWYLLPSVLEFMERLGGKENHHGAWIEGFPWINQVAPLPQGRKPDVDWTDFHSLTPREIRERLGDGTGGGEYARDEKTMREYFQVAVRDVVQILRGPWDA
- a CDS encoding ABC transporter substrate-binding protein; protein product: MIRRRLLAVLSVLVLVAMVLVSCGPKATPTTAPQPTTAPTQAPAATTAPAAPTPVPTQPPAPAVKRGGTLKWARNAIPENFDMAWTEANADVWIMVNVFEPLVRVDRTGTKIEPALAESWTVSDDGLTYTFKMRPGLKFHDGTDVTTEDVVYSLIRARDTGPWNWSLANVETVEAVDNSTVRLKLKEKSADFLAGLALFSNGIFPKKAFEAAGSPEEFFKKPIGTGPFMVADWVVGEYMVLKKNPYYWEMGVDGKPLPYLDEIRLTQVAEDSTRVLQVQSGEIDATDAIPFSQVAALKNDPNAVLTLWPSTQTYYIFLNHTKPPFDDVKVRQALNYAIDRQALLDVVLHGNGEVAKSFMPKASPCWNPNLEGFPYNLEKAKQLIAESKYPNGYKGVKLEVPSGRVIGRDQATVLKEMWAKIGIEVEVNEIEGGLLGDKFRNGTFEAISGYQWTNDVIDPAQQVAWFVVDPAVHSGWKNDRAVELTMKAAVELDPQKRCEMYYEIQKIYNDEAVEIPLYHTPFTT